One window of the Rosa rugosa chromosome 3, drRosRugo1.1, whole genome shotgun sequence genome contains the following:
- the LOC133740530 gene encoding uncharacterized protein LOC133740530, which produces MRGEQTLPEFHHSNRDGSGSRRTRSQVAPDWTETDLLILVNEVTAVEADCRKEFSSFQKWKIVAQNCTALGVPRSLDQYRRKWEALLHDYKIIDHWNSQSRASASYWALESDRRKQFGLPRSFDHELFKAIGGYEKAQENQSDTEEGEAEADVADEYEEAVEPESKRRRRPSTQQKWSPIQNPARRSMVKKPVQKPHQTRAEERHVQKPRLTHATEKPVQKACQTHVEDKSVQKTHPMRVEEKTIVKPVQTHVAEKPGETHAEEKPRQTHEEGEPVEKARQTHAQEKPVEKPPQTHAKEKPRQTHAEESSQTNAEGKPVKNPPKIQAEENVVGKSCQTHVEGKPVEKPHQTHAEEKHVESCLEAIPMENLAEEKPHQTHSQEKPVGSCLDAIPMKMAEEVPQKSCVKKKHKASEEQPGGSCLEVIPMKSMAEKKTLKSSLKRKQQSTQMEEKIMSIEEQKQIMAMKLQWSAELIRAIVTENADHEAADEKSIKDLQADLVRRQGDQVIACLADIVKTLNQVHRLVQERK; this is translated from the exons ATGAGAGGAGAACAAACCCTACCGGAGTTTCATCACTCAAATCGCGACGGTTCCGGCAGCCGGCGAACTCGTTCTCAGGTAGCACCAGACTGGACCGAAACGGATTTACTCATCCTGGTGAACGAGGTCACCGCCGTCGAAGCCGATTGCCGGAAAGAGTTCTCGTCCTTCCAGAAATGGAAGATCGTCGCGCAAAACTGCACCGCCCTGGGCGTGCCTCGGTCTCTGGACCAGTACCGCCGCAAGTGGGAGGCGCTGCTCCACGACTACAAGATCATCGACCACTGGAATTCACAGTCGAGAGCTTCTGCTTCGTACTGGGCTCTGGAGAGTGATAGGAGGAAGCAGTTTGGGCTTCCGCGGAGTTTCGATCACGAGCTTTTCAAAGCCATTGGTGGTTATGAGAAGGCGCAGGAGAATCAGTCGGATACAGAGGAAGGTGAGGCTGAGGCTGACGTGGCTGATGAATATGAAGAAGCTGTGGAACCAG AGTCCAAGAGGAGAAGGCGACCGTCAACGCAGCAGAAATGGAGTCCAATTCAAAATCCAGCGAGGAGGTCTATGGTTAAAAAGCCTGTACAGAAACCTCATCAGACTCGTGCAGAAGAAAGGCATGTACAAAAACCTCGCCTGACTCATGCCACAGAAAAGCCTGTACAAAAGGCTTGTCAAACGCATGTGGAGGATAAGTCTGTACAAAAGACTCATCCAATGCGTGTAGAAGAAAAGACCATTGTAAAGCCAGTTCAAACCCATGTGGCGGAAAAGCCTGGCGAGACCCATGCAGAAGAAAAGCCTCGCCAGACCCATGAGGAAGGAGAACCTGTTGAAAAGGCTCGCCAAACTCATGCACAAGAGAAGCCTGTAGAAAAGCCTCCCCAAACTCATGCAAAAGAAAAGCCTCGCCAAACCCATGCAGAAGAGTCTTCCCAAACTAATGCGGAAGGAAAGCCTGTAAAAAATCCTCCCAAAATCCAGGCAGAAGAAAATGTAGTAGGTAAGTCTTGCCAAACTCATGTGGAAGGGAAGCCTGTAGAAAAGCCTCACCAAACCCATGCAGAAGAAAAGCATGTGGAAAGCTGCCTAGAAGCAATTCCTATGGAGAACTTGGCAGAAGAAAAGCCTCACCAAACCCATTCACAAGAAAAGCCTGTGGGAAGCTGCTTAGATGCTATTCCTATGAAGATGGCAGAAGAAGTGCCTCAGAAAAGCTGTGTGAAGAAAAAACATAAGGCCTCAGAAGAACAGCCTGGGGGAAGCTGCTTAGAAGTCATTCCTATGAAGAGCATGGCAGAAAAAAAGACTCTGAAAAGCAGTCTgaagaggaagcaacaaagtACTCAAATGGAAGAGAAGATAATGAGCATTGAAGAACAGAAGCAAATCATGGCTATGAAGTTGCAGTGGAGTGCAGAACTCATCCGTGCTATTGTCACCGAGAATGCAGACCATGAGGCTGCTGATGAGAAGAGCATCAAGGACCTCCAAGCTGATTTAGTTAGGCGTCAAGGGGACCAGGTTATCGCATGCCTGGCAGATATTGTGAAGACTCTTAACCAGGTTCATCGTCTTGTCCAGGAACGTAAATAG
- the LOC133739637 gene encoding gamma-glutamylcyclotransferase 2-1-like, producing MVFWVFGYGSLVWNPGFEYDEKVIGFIKDYRRVFDLACIDHRGTPEHPARTCTLEHQEGAICWGAAYSVRGGPERERLAMEYLERRECEYDAKTLVNFYKEGDFSDEPSLTGVIVFTSTPDKESNKYYLGPAPLEDMASQIATASGPCGNNRDYLFLLEKAMFDIGHEEDYVIELANEVRNVLGIVGKGIPRDKKLTGPTHIPLKSHIPTIQLHPLPEAIAMDS from the exons ATGGTATTCTGGGTGTTTGGATATGGTTCACTTGTGTGGAACCCTGGTTTCGAATACGACGAGAAAGTGATAGGTTTCATCAAGGACTACAGGCGTGTATTCGATCTTG CTTGCATTGATCATCGAGGTACGCCTGAGCACCCTGCAAGAACTTGCACATTGGAACACCAAGAAGGGGCTATTTGC TGGGGTGCTGCTTATTCTGTGCGTGGCGGCCCTGAAAGGGAAAGACTGGCTATGGAG TACTTGGAAAGGAGAGAATGTGAATATGATGCAAAGACTCTTGTGAACTTTTACAAG GAAGGGGACTTCTCTGATGAGCCTTCTTTGACAGGAGTCATTGT TTTCACATCTACTCCAGACAAAGAATCAAACAAATATTACCTGGGTCCTGCTCCATTGGAGGATATGGCAAG CCAAATTGCGACTGCTTCTGGGCCATGCGGGAACAACAGAGACTACTTATTTTTGCTGGAAAAAGCTATGTTTGATATTG GCCATGAAGAAGACTATGTGATAGAGCTTGCAAATGAGGTGAGGAATGTACTTGGAATTGTTGGGAAAGGAATTCCAAGGGATAAGAAGTTGACAGGACCAACCCACATCCCGCTCAAGTCCCACATTCCAACCATTCAATTGCATCCCCTTCCGGAAGCCATTGCCATGGACTCGTAG
- the LOC133741301 gene encoding proteasome subunit beta type-6: MSHSSMDDMNLNAPHSMGTTIIGVTYDGGVVLGADSRTSTGVYVANRCSDKITQLTDNVYVCRSGSAADSQVVSDYVRHFLHQHTIQLGQPATVKVAANLIRLLSYGNKNMLQTGLIVGGWDKYEGGKIYGVPLGGTVIEAPFAIGGSGSSYLYGFFDQAWREGMTKDEAEKLVVKAVSLAIARDGASGGVVRTVVINSEGVKRNFYAGDTLPLWHEELEPQNSLLDILAAGGDGPAPMNE, encoded by the exons ATGTCTCACTCATCAATGGACGATATGAACCTCAACGCCCCTCACTCCATGGGCACCACCATCATCGGCGTCACCTACGACGGCGGCGTCGTCCTCGGCGCTGACTCCCGAACCTCCACTG GTGTCTATGTTGCGAATCGGTGCTCGGATAAAATCACTCAGCTCACGGATAATGTCTACGTCTGTCGCTCTGGATCG GCTGCAGATTCTCAGGTTGTTTCCGACTATGTGAGGCACTTTCTTCATCAGCACAC CATTCAGCTAGGGCAGCCTGCTACTGTCAAAGTTGCTGCTAATCTCATCAGGCTACTGTCCTATGGCAACAAG AATATGTTGCAAACTGGGTTGATTGTTGGAGGCTGGGACAAGTACGAAGGGGGAAAGATTTATGGAGTTCCTCTTGGCGGCACAGTAATTGAGGCGCCATTTGCCATTGGAG GTTCTGGCTCCAGTTACTTGTATGGATTCTTTGATCAAGCATGGAGAGAAGGAATGACCAAGGACGAAGCGGAG AAGTTGGTTGTGAAGGCAGTTTCCCTAGCCATTGCACGAGATGGAGCCAGTGGTGGTGTTGTCCGCACTGTTGTG ATTAATTCTGAGGGAGTTAAAAGAAATTTCTACGCTGGCGACACACTGCCACTGTGGCACGAGGAGTTGGAGCCCCAGAATTCTCTGCTGGACATCTTGGCTGCTGGTGGTGATGGCCCTGCCCCTATGAACGAATGA
- the LOC133741302 gene encoding AIG2-like protein D has protein sequence MSSVAMANSPSAVHNVFVYGSLMAEDVCRVLLNRVPQSSTATLNGYHRYSIKGRVYPAILPVENKKVTGKVLLGITDPELHILDEFEDVEYQRGTVEVSLMDSSENLRVHTYVWSDKNDPNLYGEWDFEVWKQRHMEDFIKMTSGFMEELEQPESKPRVATYESFYQQDG, from the exons ATGAGTTCAGTGGCGATGGCGAACTCTCCGAGCGCCGTCCACAACGTGTTTGTCTACGGCAGCCTGATGGCCGAGGACGTCTGTCGAGTCCTCTTAAATCGAGTCCCTCAATCCTCTACTGCTACCCTCAATGGCTA TCATAGGTACAGCATCAAAGGACGTGTTTATCCGGCGATTCTCCCCGTCGAGAATAAAAAAGTTACCGGAAAG GTGTTGTTAGGCATCACAGATCCTGAATTACATATTTTGGATGAATTTGAGGATGTTGAGTATCAGAGGGGCACTGTTGAGGTCTCTTTGATG GATAGTTCTGAGAACTTAAGAGTTCATACTTATGTTTGGAGTGACAAAAATGACCCAAACTTGTATGGAGAATGGGATTTTGAG GTATGGAAACAAAGGCACATGGAAGATTTTATCAAGATGACTTCTGGTTTCATGGAAGAGCTGGAGCAACCCGAATCAAAGCCTAGAGTTGCAACATATGAATCCTTTTATCAGCAGGATGGCTAG